A window from Setaria italica strain Yugu1 chromosome VIII, Setaria_italica_v2.0, whole genome shotgun sequence encodes these proteins:
- the LOC101770393 gene encoding protein FAR1-RELATED SEQUENCE 3 — protein MSADASDVALSEFGATAAESKSSTSGHGDAVIVRRFVCSLQGLPARKDPPLDLSRKRRDRASSRAACPTMIQVNRLPGSAASTHWVVSRCVFDHTHRLGGDDDDDDDGSDSDASGSESADTPTKHSSNKSSKVPSGRIANTDADSFQSTALGPDGNVTQCLLEHFKKKQAENRSFCYAIQVDRSNYVTNFLWVDARARLLYKWFGDAVVLDVTCKRNLPAAPFVALTGLNHHRQVIVFGYAILTDESEETYVWLFETWLASMGGKKPVSLTINYNRDAEMAAMKVFDDVRQRLCQRDIFSRCKERLAAVYEAHPSFKQELKECVNELERNDEFESKWRFLLNKYNLTVWLTGVSECIEHLVLKGRDALFT, from the exons ATGTCCGCCGACGCCAGCGATGTGGCATTGTCTGAATTCGGcgcaacggcggcggag AGCAAGTCCTCCACCTCCGGCCACGGCGACGCCGTCATCGTGCGCCGCTTCGTCTGCTCCCTCCAGGGCCTCCCCGCCCGCAAGGACCCGCCGCTCGACCTCTCCAGGAAGCGCCGCGaccgcgcctcctcccgcgcGGCGTGCCCCACCATGATCCAGGTTAACCGCCTCcccggctccgccgcctccacgcaCTGGGTCGTCTCCCGCTGCGTCTTCGATCACACCCACCGGCTCGGcggcgatgacgacgacgacgacgacggcagcgaCTCTGACGCCAGCGGTTCAGAGAGTGCAGACACGCCAACCAAGCATTCCAGTAACAAGTCATCAAAGGTGCCATCTGGCCGGATTGCTAATACAGATGCCGATTCCTTCCAGAGCACTGCTCTCGGACCCGACGGCAATGTCACCCAGTGCCTGCTTGAGCATTTCAAGAAGAAGCAGGCTGAGAATCGCTCATTCTGCTACGCCATCCAGGTTGATCGCAGCAACTATGTTACCAATTTCTTATGGGTGGATGCACGCGCCAGATTGCTGTATAAATGGTTTGGGGATGCGGTTGTGCTTGACGTCACCTGCAAGAGGAACCTGCCTGCTGCGCCATTTGTGGCACTAACTGGATTGAACCATCATAGGCAGGTTATCGTGTTTGGGTACGCTATCCTGACTGATGAGAGCGAGGAAACGTATGTGTGGCTGTTTGAGACTTGGCTTGCCTCTATGGGCGGGAAGAAGCCAGTGTCGTTGACGATAAATTATAATAGGGATGCTGAGATGGCTGCCATGAAGGTCTTTGATGACGTTAGGCAACGGTTATGCCAGAGAGATATCTTCTCCAGGTGCAAGGAGAGGTTGGCCGCTGTATATGAAGCACATCCATCATTCAAACAAGAGCTCAAGGAATGTGTAAATGAATTGGAAAGGAATGATGAGTTTGAGTCGAAATGGAGGTTTTTGCTCAACAAGTACAATCTGACGGTGTGGTTGACAGGTGTTTCTGAATGCATCGAGCACCTTGTGCTCAAAGGTCGTGACGCACTCTTCACTTGA
- the LOC101771181 gene encoding glucan endo-1,3-beta-glucosidase 7 encodes MGSGRMGIRRWLVSAATILVLLQVFLFHPATSQSFIGVNYGTIADNLPPAASTASLLMSTSIGKLRLYEPQPDLVAALAGSNISILLGIPNGDVPNLASSPAAAASWAAANIPTTVTVSAISVGNELLNSGDPTLAPQLLPAMQNLLAALPAGSTTKISTVHSMAVLSASDPPSSGAFHPDLAGSLDPVLDFLHQNGAPFMINPYPYFAYASDTRPETLAFCLFQPNAGRVDAASGLTYTNMFDAQLDAIRAALDAKGYTDVDIVIAETGWPYKGDADEAGATVDNARAYNGNLVAHLKSQAGTPRTPGKSVDTYIFALYDEDLKGGPESERSFGLYKTDLTANYDAGLAKSGSTAAPTILTPSPPQQGMLQPSRGATPTPTGFCQTTAAVPGSTQGQQVTQTSSCYIPAEAVSRRADAGTRQLVWFGVLLCLAMVAGK; translated from the exons ATGGGGAGTGGTCGCATGGGGATCCGGAGGTGGTTGGTTTCTGCTGCTACGATCTTGGTCCTCCTGCAGGTCTTCCTCTTCCACCCGGCGA CGTCGCAGTCGTTCATCGGCGTCAACTACGGGACGATCGCGGACAACctcccgccggcggcgtcgacggccaGCCTGCTCATGTCCACGTCCATCGGCAAGCTCCGCCTCTACGAGCCGCAGCCGGACCTGGTCGCGGCGCTCGCGGGCTCGAACATCTCCATCCTGTTGGGCATCCCCAACGGAGACGTGCCGAACCTCGcgtcctccccggccgccgcggcctcctggGCCGCCGCCAACATCCCCACCACGGTGACCGTCTCCGCCATCTCCGTCGGAAACGAGCTGCTCAACTCCGGCGACCCCACCCTCGCGCCCCAGCTCCTCCCCGCCATGCAGaacctcctcgccgcgctccccgcCGGCTCCACCACCAAG ATCTCCACGGTGCACTCCATGGCCGTGCTGTCggcgtcggacccgccgtcgtCGGGTGCGTTCCACCCGGACCTCGCCGGCAGCCTGGACCCGGTGCTGGACTTCCTCCACCAGAACGGCGCGCCCTTCATGATCAACCCGTACCCCTACTTCGCCTACGCCTCCGACACGCGGCCGGAGACGCTGGCGTTCTGCCTGTTCCAGCCCAACGCCGGCCGCGTCGACGCCGCGTCCGGGCTCACCTACACCAATATGTTCGACGCGCAGCTGGACGCCATCCGCGCCGCGCTGGACGCCAAGGGGTACACCGACGTGGACATCGTCATCGCCGAGACCGGGTGGCCGTACAAGGGGGACGCCGACGAGGCTGGCGCGACGGTGGACAACGCCAGGGCCTACAACGGCAACCTCGTGGCGCACCTCAAGTCCCAGGCCGGCACGCCAAGGACGCCGGGGAAGTCGGTGGATACGTACATCTTCGCGCTCTACGACGAGGACCTCAAGGGCGGGCCGGAGTCGGAGCGCTCCTTCGGGCTGTACAAGACGGACCTGACGGCGAACTACGACGCCGGGCTCGCCAAGAGCGGCAGCACGGCGGCTCCCACCATTCTGACTCCATCTCCGCCGCAGCAG GGCATGCTGCAGCCGAGCAGGGGGGCGACGCCGACGCCAACGGGGTTCTGCCAGACGACGGCCGCCGTGCCGGGCAGCACGCAAGGCCAGCAGGTGACGCAGACCAGCTCGTGCTACATCCCTGCCGAAGCCGTGTCGCGGCGAGCTGACGCCGGGACACGGCAGCTTGTTTGGTTTGGTGTTTTGCTGTGCCTGGCCATGGTCGCCGGCAAGTAG